The DNA segment gagttagcaattcccttcacctctatgagctttgcataattcTTTCGGttgctgaacaactcattccaccttgcatggtctcatcctttacctaacgcctcgcttgccttgagcatcatcaagtataatTGTCAATGTCGAGTCGTAGCTTGAACTCaactatcccaacctttgtgcactatgcattcttcccagcttgcttgtcttCGTGGTgcttcttgcgcgaagggttagccattcctttgaatgccaatctcagatgtctgctcctctgagcgactccttttccctacatttcCATGCCTGTTTCCTCCAAACGGTTGCgcatgctggctgccctcaacgcagcctcgctaggtcccctacgtttgcatgccaagtgtttttatgtgtgcttgtctcactctgataccatatgcCACGCACTtagttagttttgcctaagttgtgcggcacccttgcgtatccgtccgtaaaggtcagcctccccgaaacctcctatggtcccttaggacttacaaaagagaaaatgggtcagagaaagcgtctcacttgggatccacaagtaatcattttaataaacacttcatagccaatgcaaattacaaacatacttcatAAGCTctaaacggtcgcacaacaaagggtctaaaatggtccactacagattgaAATCTCCACAAGTCCCCACATGATataacctttgtttgcaagcttaggacgaCCATCAAAACTAAAGAAAATGAGGTTGCTAAGCCTATTGCCAACCctttacatgctatgcaaagcatgaacaaaattaaaagacatggacatacatgagcattacatcaaacatcctatttacagttttgtccgtgacaatacggaACTCATGGTTTTGTTCAGAGTGAGTGTTTAACATTACCTATTGAACCTTGTTGGACTAGGTATGTAATGTATGCAAGAGAAGAAGAAGCCATTCGATGTATCCAAGCAGTACACAATTATATTCTGGAGGGTAAAACCTTGAAGTAAGCCTGTAACTTAGAGATTGTTATTTACTTGACCTTTTCATTTCCCTGTGATATTTCTCTAATGACACTGTAGTTTACTTTTGTAGGGCATGTTTTGGTACAACGAAATATTGCCATGCTTGGTTGAGAAATATGGTACGGAGAGTAGCCTATTATTATACTGCTGGTAGTTTCTATATTTGGTAaaatttgtttctcttttttcctttcattCCAAGTAATTGACTTGGTTGTTCAGATCTGCAGCAATCCGGATTGTCTGTATTTGCATGATATAGGTAGCCAAGACGATAGTTTCACAAAGGATGAGGTTATTTCAGCTTATACAAGGTAAATGATAGTTCTTTGTATATTTAACTTTCATCCCAAGGTCAAACTATGTTTTGACCTATTGCACAGAAGCTAAGCTAATCAGTATTTCACACAATGTTTGCTCTCCCTTTTACTTAACATTTGTCTTGTTGTGGCCTTATAGGAGTAGGGTTCCACAAATTGCTTCAAATAGTTCTCAAAGGCGTTCAGGAATTGTTTTGCCTCCTCCAGCTGATGATTCTTCAAACAGTATAACTGCTTCAGCCAGAAATTACATCAAGAGCCCTTCAAATGTAAATCCTAACTATTAGTTTGATTGTCCAGTGAGGCTTAGAACTTGGTTTGAGTTGGGACTTGTTACTTTAGTGTGGAGTTAACCTTATTGATGCTGTTTATGCATTCTTTTTATCTGCTTGGATACATTACATTGACTGATTGTATATAAATGCAGATTGCTTCAACCCAGGTCAAAGGTTCTCCTCCTAGTAGCAGTGCTGGGAAGCCCACGGTTCTTCCTGCTGGTGCTTCATGGTATGATTCTTATTGTTCTTGTTTTGTCTTCTGGTGGAATCATTATCTAAATGTCAACTGTTTGCAGGGGGCTCCGAAGTTCAAACTGCCGGCCTCCAACTGCAAGTGCAGCATGCTCTCAAGTTCCCTTTGCAAAACAAAAGGTAGAGACGGTTGGTAATTCGTGTTTGCCTCCTACATCGACTGAAAGCACAAATCATCCTTCTGCATGGAATGAAGTAGTTCCAACATCAAAGGTGCCTGAAGGCCAGATTTTGACAATTACTAAGTTGCCTTCTCTGTTAATGGAAAGCACAAAGCAGTATTGTTCATGGCATGATGACGTAGATATGGCATCAAAAGTGACTGAAAGCAGAGACTCTCCGCAAATTAGTGATGCATCTCAGCCTGATGAACCTTTGAGTCCATCACCAAGAGTAGTAACATCTAGTGATTGTTCCTCCAGATTTTCTTCATGGGATGATGGCATAAACATGACGTCCAAGGTTGGTGAAGAAAACCAAATGGCACATTCTGATGATGGGTTTAGACAACTAGAATATCTAACACCTGTTATTGAAAAGCAGTGCCAAGCATCTGTCTCAGATGTATCAACTGTAGATGTCTCAGGTGTAACTCGTATTTCCCAGTTATCATCGAATTTCGTGCATTGCCTTCCAGTCAGCGCACCTGAAGACAAGGAAACATCCATTCATGTGAATGGTGACAACTCAAAGCCAACAAATAGTACAAGTTCTAAAGGTTTTGATAGACAATTTGGCAGGTCTGATTTTGATAGGGCTACACAAGGTTCTAGTACTATCAATGAGGCAACACATAGTTTATGCTCGAGTTTCTCTTCAGTTAGACTAGATAGCCATGATAGGCTGGGTCGATTAAATGTGAACCAGAACCTTATTTCAGATTCTGATAGCCTTACACCTGTAATACCTTTGTGTAATGTCTCAGATCCAGCTCCTTGGAGTAAAGCCTCTCAGTTGCTTGATAAACATGGTGGGAATGAGTCAAAGGATCAGAGTACTGAGCCACTGAAGGAAAAGCTGATTTCTGCAGTTAATAGTAAGGACAGAGTCATACTTCCTAGTGATGATAAAGTATTTCTAGGTAATGTTGATCGCCTGTCATCTTCACCTTATGCAAATCATTCACACAATAGTGGCAATTGTTCAAGTTCTACTTCTTCAAACACAGATGCCCAAAATAAGCAAACCCCAAGAGCTGACAGAAATCTGGAGATGTGTTCGTTTCCTTTAGGAGAATATGCCTTGTCCAATGGTTGCGATGATCAAAGCAGTTCACCCAGGGAGAGTTTTAGGTGTCCTGAGATGAACTGCAATGAAGAAAAAGTGAAATCTTCAGGAAGAGTTGATGATATAGCCTATAATAACAAATACGCAACTGTAAATTTAAAGGGGGAGAGCAGCATCATTTCAGATATACTGTCACTAGATGTTGACCCATGGGATGACTCATCAAACACAGTTAACAGTTTTGCTAGTCTTCTTGGTGAAACTGAAAAACAGGAAAGGTCTTTTAAATTATTGAGTTCATGGAAATCCAACAACAGCAACCAATCTAGATTTTCATTTGCCAGGCAAGAAAGCCAAGGGAATATAGTGCAACCTATCAGAAGTGAGGTCTATGCACAGAAGTTTTGCTCCTCGTCACATGATTCATATGAAAGTGGGCTTCAAAATGGAATTTTGTTCAATACTTTTGAGGCACCCAACACTAACATCATGAGCAACCCTGTCATCTCACCAGATAAGGCTGCTAGTAAGTACTTGttcaatattaatatattttagtcAGAAAACAAATTTCTTCGCTTTTTTATTGTCAACTTTCTAATAGTATTGCTGCTCTGTTGCTGCTTTTAATATCTTTAAGTTGTTactgtttttttccttttctctgcTGCTTTATGGGTGCTTTTGTTTCACTATTGAGATTGTTTCAATATTTTTGGAGCTTGAGTCCATTAGACATGGTTTCAAAAACAATTAATGTGGCCGCATATCTTGGTCTGGTCGGTGGCTTAACCACATATGTCGCCACATACGCAGAGCAGCCTCATATTTAGATCTGTCTTAACTGCATCATATACCTGTTATGTGACAGCATTATGCGTCTATGCTGCATAATTGCAATTCATAGCAACTGCATAAGGTGCATGTGTTGTATATGTGAACAAATTTGGACCCGACTCAAGGCTAAAACCGAAGCTGGTGTAATCTGTTAAAGAATTTTATGTACTAAATGATGCAAGACTACAAGAGCCTTTTATCATTTCTCCAACACCACCGTTTCTTCTGCTTGAGCCATGGTTTTCCAACTCTTCTCTCTTTAATCCCACTCCTTGTCATCCTCAATTATCTCACCTTCTAGAAGAAGTGCAATTGGAGGAGTTCCATAatgtttctttgtttcttctgTTTGAGCCCTAGTCTACCATGATTGTGCCCTCCTGGTCTCTAATCAGTGGTGTTGCATGGGTGTCTGCAACTTCATTGTGAAATTTTCTGCTTCCCCTCATTTGCTTTGCTATTATCCTGTGAAAGAGGTAAGTTTGCAGCATTGGTTACTCAGAAGCCTTTActcttttatttttatcaagGAACTTTTGGTTTGTTATGGAATTCCCTTTCTGTATTTCTAATGTGGACTATGTTCCCAATCTGCTGCTCTTAAAAGTTTGAACTAATTTCATGTTTGTGCTTAGCATTTGAGTTCTGTTTGATTGCTATATTTTGTTTTTGTGGTATATTATATTGTAAATATTTTTAGTTTTATCAAGGATTGACTAGCTAATCTTAGGAAACATGAAAATGATGCAATTATGAGTAATTAAGCTTGTTATGCTATGTTTCAATGTACTGAGATATGCCATCATTATGGTTGTATTGATTGGAATATATTCTCTTACTCATttgttatgcataatttcattttgtTTTGGACTTATTTTTTAGGCAGTTTGAAATCTAACTGCAGATGCCTGTGTATATATGCAGCACAGCATATGCACTATGTCATGATGCGGTCACTTGCATACTATTTTCAGTTTAGACCTTGCCTATAGCCAACTTGTCACGTTGTGGCAAGTGAGCCTGACCCATGAATGGTGTTGTCCAATTACCATagctgatatattttcttttttttttgtgacagGTTTTGTCACTTATTATTAATGTTAGCAATGGTTACATTACATGGATACAATACTTCAAATGTCCAATTATGTTTATTGAGCATGTAGTGCCAATATAATCTTGACATAGAAGTATATACCgtcatattattatttattattgttattattattattattatttgtgtgTTTGTACTTTGTATGCGTTCTATATTGCTGATGATATTCATATTTTTGTAATTGTTGCTCTCACAAATGGAAGGTACTTCAAGGTCTAAGATATCAGCACCACCTGGATTTTCAGCTCCAAACAGAGTTCCTCCTCCAGGTTTTTCTTCTCAAGATAGATTTTATGAAACACATGAGGCAGCGTTGTCAGGTTTGTACATCAAATCTGACTAGTTTTCTTGTCGGGTCTTCAGTTCCCTAATGTGTTTCTGTTTTCTTGCAGAAAATCATCTGGTTGGTAGTCCAGCTGGAAATCGTTATCAGTCACATATAGCTGGAAATCCTGGTGATGTAGAACTTATTGATCCAGCAATTTTGGCTGTCGGCAAGGGACGAATGTCACTTGGAATAGATAATTTAGGTTTGGGCCTTAAATCTACATTTCCTGTGCAGAGTAGCCCTTCAGATAATGACCTGAGACTTCATTTATTGAAGCAGCAGTCTCTCTCTTCTTATCAGAACTTGAGCATACCAGATTGTGTGGGAGATAGATTTTTGCCATTACGTGATGCATATATCACATCTCAACTTTCAGCAGAAAACCACTCTAGTCTTTCTCCAATAGTGCAGATGTCACTTCAACAACTGAGAAATTCACAATTGTTGAATAAACAGTGGGATGGCTTTAATGATTTATGGACTGGAAGTGATATGGGTATGAGTGAAGTCATGAGGAATGAAAGATTTGGGCTTAGCAACTTCTATTCTAGCAATGAGGACAAAAAACTTCATTTCCCAAATGGTGATCTATATAACAGGGAATTCAGGATGTAATGCTTAACTGTCTCTGTGAAACATTTGTCCATCTCCCATGTATGTCAGTGTATCTCTGAATAAGTAACAGTTGATTCTTTCGAGGAGATGTGGATGTTGATGGCACGTGCACTGCTACTCCCGAAGTTGGTCGTGCATCATAAAGGTGGGAGTTTATGTTCTGACCTTTTTCCATCTAAAGGTTAATATTGGTTTATCCTTCTGAATTAAATGTGAGAACACTAGGAGAACCATTGGTGTACAAAAAACATATTGCCTTTTTATAATTGGTGAGACTTAAAAAGGTTGGGTTTTCAGAGAGGTTTCTTGATTTCAGATATCATTAGGGGACAGAAGTTTGATAATGAAGAACTTTCCCGTTGGGGTCTGTGTTAGGAATTGGAGCGTTGCTTCCTAGGTTTTTGATATAATGCATGCCAGTTGAGCGGGCTAAGTTTGCATGTGCATTATTGGAGCAAACATACCAAATGATTCCTTCACTGTTGCTTGTTTACTGCTCTCTTGGTCAGTTGGTCTTAATATAGGCTGTGCATTTTTATTGTTTAGTGGAAGTTGCTGCATATAAGTGATTGTGTATTTTGACTAACAAGGCTCGATTTAAGACAAAGCTCGTGACTCTTATGTTGGAGAAATGTTGATAAGATCCATCGTCATTGCACAAGGATCCCTAGTGTGCTTGTGCTGAAGTTTGACTCATCAGTTGGTTTGAAATTCACACAGCATTGCCAGGTAGATTTATCATTGCTTGTTTGTTATGATCTTTTTACATTCTTTAATAACTGTTCTAGTTCTTCTGCATTTAAATTGCTTAAATTGTAAGAGCATATTCTTTTATGCTTTACTTCTCAAAATTATGTGTTAATGCCATTCTGTTTTCTGTTGGATGTTAAAACtatatacttatggagttctgATGATTGAAGTCTACATATATTTAATTGCTTCAAGCTTAGAGCAAAGCACATATTGGCCATTGGCTAAGTAAATAATGTCTGCAATGGCCTTGATCTGATAATTGACATTTTTCTGGGAATAGCCACACTTGGAAATATCATTTATCCTTTGTTGTAGCCCCTTACAATTACTGTTTTTGCTTATCTGCAAAGAAAAGTTGTCATACATCTCAATGGAGGCTGGTTGCAGGGTGCAGTAATATTGAAGCGTTCATATAGGGGAATTGGCAGGATTAGTGATGACTGAGCTTTCATCTTCATGCTTTTACATTTTGTATTTTCAAATTTTGGTAAATGACAATTCTGTTGTAAAACTCCACCAGTAGTTTCTTATTTTTGCATGTGTTCGCCCTCGTTCCGACTGTTGTCAATTGAGAGCTTTGGACTATCTGGTTAGCGTTTCCGAGTTTGGCTTGATCTTTTTATAACCCATGCTTCGACATCAGACCAAGTTATTCGTACGGTAGATGTAGTTATTTCGGTTGTGCCGTAGATGTCTTGGAATTAATTTCTCTTgctttttttcctttaattttCCACAATAAAGATCATGATTCTCTTGGTTATATGTTTTATTAGGTCCTGTATTGGATTTTCTTGGTGCCTACTATTCGGACAACTGTTGGTTGAATATATTTCTCACAATTACGTTTTGCATGACGGATGTAATGCTGATTTGTGTAGGTCTCAAGTTTACGATGCTTGAATCTGTGTGTGTATGATTGTGCCATATCTTAGTGTAGCTGAGACTATTTACATAAACCAATGAAACATCTTGGCCCCTATGGTTAATGTAGTTTGTGAGATTCTATATTAGTATCTGACCCGACCCCCCATGAATCCAACTTTAAATTCAACCAACTTACTTTAGCTTGTTGAAGTAGTGTCCATGGGTCAAGTACAtggtaattttgataattttgtaTAATTGGATAGTTTTTCCTTAAATATCCATGCTTATTGATTGGTCCCCCTAAACTTGTTTGGATCATCTTATAATTTTGATAGATTTTAAGCTCAATTGTAGAGATTTTGTTAGATTATCATGAGGTCCTAAGAGCTAAACTCGTCCTCACCATTTATACTTTGCAAAACTAAGATGTGGACATCCGAGTCGAATTGATGAGTTCATATATTTGGACCTGCCGACATTCGAATGTCAGGTTATTGTTAATTCGACACACGTGGTTGATATGATTGTACTAATTGTAACATTGGATCGACTACCTTGTCAAACGAGTTATGTTTGATGGTTTCATTTTGTAAAATCATTCCAACTTAGTTTGGGATTGATTGAGTTTGCGACTCGACACCCCATGTCTCTTGGCACTAAGATTGATTGACTTGACACCCCCAACTCAATTAAGAAGATTTTGACTCCGTGACCCGACACCTTTGGATAGATAGCAAAGGATATGGCATCGACTTGTATGAATTTTAATGTTACACAAGTATTGTTCAAATATAACTACTAAATAATACGAATTCCTTCATCCATGCAAGTCCAAAGAGATGACATGTTGTAGTGCTGTGGAGAGTCCAAAGCAGCACCGAGCACTCACATGTCACTCGCACTACGACGGGTGGTCGGGCAACAGCAGCAACGACTTAAATCGACAACTGTTCTTCTGGTGGCTGCCGCCGCTTCTGCCCCACTTTGCCGAACcaaaccgcccccccccccctctcttccgACTGCGTGTACGCCGCCGAGAAGTCAAACAGAAGAGCACAACAGGCGCAGCTCCGCCCTTCCCTTCCCACCCAGCGAAACAAATCCTGCTAGTCTTACGAGAACGATTGCAGCAGGAGCTGCTGCAGGTACTGCGCACCCCCACACCATCAGCGACCATGGCTAAAGTTGCTctccttttttctttcttgacTCGAGGGTGGTAGGACTGCAGgcacagcagcagcagcttcaTCTGCTTCAGCCATGGGATGTGATGGTCCTGCTTTTCATGTGACCCTGTCTGCCCAAATCGATACAGCCGAGTCGCTTCCATCATGATTTATTTGCCCAGACAAGCTTCAAGTTTTCGCTACCCAACTCTGCGTCCTCATCATGCAAAGCCAACGACAGGTTGGTGGCGAACTCCGCTAGAGGCCAA comes from the Musa acuminata AAA Group cultivar baxijiao chromosome BXJ1-10, Cavendish_Baxijiao_AAA, whole genome shotgun sequence genome and includes:
- the LOC135581988 gene encoding uncharacterized protein LOC135581988 isoform X1; amino-acid sequence: MTTMSDDGDRTCPLCAEEMDLTDQQLKPCKCGYEICVWCWHQINDMAEKEETEGRCPACRTPYDKERIVRMAANCKRLVAEINAEKKQKSQKSKLKTSLEAKKHLSGVRVVQRNLVYIIGLPANLCDRSILERKEYFGQYGKIIKVSISRSASAPSHQASSNSTFSVYVMYAREEEAIRCIQAVHNYILEGKTLKACFGTTKYCHAWLRNMICSNPDCLYLHDIGSQDDSFTKDEVISAYTRSRVPQIASNSSQRRSGIVLPPPADDSSNSITASARNYIKSPSNIASTQVKGSPPSSSAGKPTVLPAGASWGLRSSNCRPPTASAACSQVPFAKQKVETVGNSCLPPTSTESTNHPSAWNEVVPTSKVPEGQILTITKLPSLLMESTKQYCSWHDDVDMASKVTESRDSPQISDASQPDEPLSPSPRVVTSSDCSSRFSSWDDGINMTSKVGEENQMAHSDDGFRQLEYLTPVIEKQCQASVSDVSTVDVSGVTRISQLSSNFVHCLPVSAPEDKETSIHVNGDNSKPTNSTSSKGFDRQFGRSDFDRATQGSSTINEATHSLCSSFSSVRLDSHDRLGRLNVNQNLISDSDSLTPVIPLCNVSDPAPWSKASQLLDKHGGNESKDQSTEPLKEKLISAVNSKDRVILPSDDKVFLGNVDRLSSSPYANHSHNSGNCSSSTSSNTDAQNKQTPRADRNLEMCSFPLGEYALSNGCDDQSSSPRESFRCPEMNCNEEKVKSSGRVDDIAYNNKYATVNLKGESSIISDILSLDVDPWDDSSNTVNSFASLLGETEKQERSFKLLSSWKSNNSNQSRFSFARQESQGNIVQPIRSEVYAQKFCSSSHDSYESGLQNGILFNTFEAPNTNIMSNPVISPDKAASTSRSKISAPPGFSAPNRVPPPGFSSQDRFYETHEAALSENHLVGSPAGNRYQSHIAGNPGDVELIDPAILAVGKGRMSLGIDNLGLGLKSTFPVQSSPSDNDLRLHLLKQQSLSSYQNLSIPDCVGDRFLPLRDAYITSQLSAENHSSLSPIVQMSLQQLRNSQLLNKQWDGFNDLWTGSDMGMSEVMRNERFGLSNFYSSNEDKKLHFPNGDLYNREFRM
- the LOC135581988 gene encoding uncharacterized protein LOC135581988 isoform X2, coding for MFWYNEILPCLVEKYGSQDDSFTKDEVISAYTRSRVPQIASNSSQRRSGIVLPPPADDSSNSITASARNYIKSPSNIASTQVKGSPPSSSAGKPTVLPAGASWGLRSSNCRPPTASAACSQVPFAKQKVETVGNSCLPPTSTESTNHPSAWNEVVPTSKVPEGQILTITKLPSLLMESTKQYCSWHDDVDMASKVTESRDSPQISDASQPDEPLSPSPRVVTSSDCSSRFSSWDDGINMTSKVGEENQMAHSDDGFRQLEYLTPVIEKQCQASVSDVSTVDVSGVTRISQLSSNFVHCLPVSAPEDKETSIHVNGDNSKPTNSTSSKGFDRQFGRSDFDRATQGSSTINEATHSLCSSFSSVRLDSHDRLGRLNVNQNLISDSDSLTPVIPLCNVSDPAPWSKASQLLDKHGGNESKDQSTEPLKEKLISAVNSKDRVILPSDDKVFLGNVDRLSSSPYANHSHNSGNCSSSTSSNTDAQNKQTPRADRNLEMCSFPLGEYALSNGCDDQSSSPRESFRCPEMNCNEEKVKSSGRVDDIAYNNKYATVNLKGESSIISDILSLDVDPWDDSSNTVNSFASLLGETEKQERSFKLLSSWKSNNSNQSRFSFARQESQGNIVQPIRSEVYAQKFCSSSHDSYESGLQNGILFNTFEAPNTNIMSNPVISPDKAASTSRSKISAPPGFSAPNRVPPPGFSSQDRFYETHEAALSENHLVGSPAGNRYQSHIAGNPGDVELIDPAILAVGKGRMSLGIDNLGLGLKSTFPVQSSPSDNDLRLHLLKQQSLSSYQNLSIPDCVGDRFLPLRDAYITSQLSAENHSSLSPIVQMSLQQLRNSQLLNKQWDGFNDLWTGSDMGMSEVMRNERFGLSNFYSSNEDKKLHFPNGDLYNREFRM
- the LOC135581988 gene encoding uncharacterized protein LOC135581988 isoform X3, which translates into the protein MICSNPDCLYLHDIGSQDDSFTKDEVISAYTRSRVPQIASNSSQRRSGIVLPPPADDSSNSITASARNYIKSPSNIASTQVKGSPPSSSAGKPTVLPAGASWGLRSSNCRPPTASAACSQVPFAKQKVETVGNSCLPPTSTESTNHPSAWNEVVPTSKVPEGQILTITKLPSLLMESTKQYCSWHDDVDMASKVTESRDSPQISDASQPDEPLSPSPRVVTSSDCSSRFSSWDDGINMTSKVGEENQMAHSDDGFRQLEYLTPVIEKQCQASVSDVSTVDVSGVTRISQLSSNFVHCLPVSAPEDKETSIHVNGDNSKPTNSTSSKGFDRQFGRSDFDRATQGSSTINEATHSLCSSFSSVRLDSHDRLGRLNVNQNLISDSDSLTPVIPLCNVSDPAPWSKASQLLDKHGGNESKDQSTEPLKEKLISAVNSKDRVILPSDDKVFLGNVDRLSSSPYANHSHNSGNCSSSTSSNTDAQNKQTPRADRNLEMCSFPLGEYALSNGCDDQSSSPRESFRCPEMNCNEEKVKSSGRVDDIAYNNKYATVNLKGESSIISDILSLDVDPWDDSSNTVNSFASLLGETEKQERSFKLLSSWKSNNSNQSRFSFARQESQGNIVQPIRSEVYAQKFCSSSHDSYESGLQNGILFNTFEAPNTNIMSNPVISPDKAASTSRSKISAPPGFSAPNRVPPPGFSSQDRFYETHEAALSENHLVGSPAGNRYQSHIAGNPGDVELIDPAILAVGKGRMSLGIDNLGLGLKSTFPVQSSPSDNDLRLHLLKQQSLSSYQNLSIPDCVGDRFLPLRDAYITSQLSAENHSSLSPIVQMSLQQLRNSQLLNKQWDGFNDLWTGSDMGMSEVMRNERFGLSNFYSSNEDKKLHFPNGDLYNREFRM